The genomic window ATGGCGCCCAGCGCGGCCGCGGCCAGCGTCGAGGCGATCATCACCAGCGCCAGCCCGGCCGGCTGATCCGCCCAATTCACGCGCAGGACAACGACACCGAACAGGATCAGCAGGGTCATCTGCACCAACGCCCAGAAGACGTTGCCCAGGATGGAGCCGAGCAGGAAGGCGCCCTTGCAGGTCGGCGTGGTCAGCAGACGGCGCAGGGTGCCGGTCTGCCGCTCGAACGCGAACGCGGCCGAGATGCCGATGAGCGGATGAAGACCCAGGTGATCAACTGCCCGGCCGAGGAGTTGGCGGCCGGGTCGTACTTGACCGGATCCTGCGGCGCGCAGACCGGTTCCAGGCGGTCCGGCGCCTGCGCCATCGATCCTAGGCGCGACCAGGGCGGCGTCGAAAAAGGCGCTGCGACCGGCCTCGTCTGCGAAGGGCCGCAGGCGCTCCGCCTCCGCCACGGCCTGGCGACCAATGCTGACACGCTGCCCAGCCGGTAGAGCACGGCCTGCACCGAGGGGCCGGCCGCCGCGCCGTTGAGATTGTTGGGCAGTTGGCGCAGGTCGAGGACGATCTCGCCCGTCTCCAGGGCGGCCAGGTCGCAGTTGGCCGGGATGACCAGCAGGGCCGAGGCGGCGCGATCTGCGAACGCAGCCTCCTCCGCCAGGGTCACCACTTCAGGCCGCACCACCCGATTTCGCCAGCTCCGCGATGATCTGCTGCGAAAGGGGCGACCCGGCCTGGTCGGCCACCAACAGGTGGATGCGGTTGTCGGCCGGCGCGCCCGTGCCGCCGGCCAGAATGAAAGTGAAGACGATGGGCAGGATGAGGAAAAAAAGCAGTTCCGACCTGCTCGCAAAGCGCAGCAAGGTGTCTTTCCAGATGATGCTCAAAATTTTCATGACGCCTCCCAACTCATTTGCTTCTCACCTCAGGCTTGCAGCAGCGAGCGGCGGTTGAACAGGGCGATGGCCGCGGCGGCCAGGGCGAGGCCCATCACCAGCACCCAGCAGGCTGGCCCAGATCGGCCAGGGTGCCGCCCAGGCCCAGGGTGGTGAAAGCCATCCAGCCCCCAGGCGTTGGGCGTGACCCTGCTGAGCCATTGGAACCACGATGGCATGATGTTGGTCTGCACAAGCTGCCGCCCAGGATGCCGAAGGTGAGCATGACAGCCGTGCCGACGGCGGAAACCTGGCCCGGCGTCTGCGCCAGCGCGGTGATGAGCATGCCCCAGCCCAGCGCGCCGAACACCGCGGCCAGGATGAGCACCAGCAGGCCCAGCGGGTCGCCCAGCGCAGGCCGAACAACAGCGAACCGGTGAGGATCAGGATGAGCATCTGCAAGACGCCGGTCAGATAGGCGCCGAACAGTTTGCCGAGCAGCGCCTGGGCGCCGGTAGTGGGCGAGATGAGCAGCCGCGCCAGCGTGCCCTGCGCCTTTTCGGCCAGGAGCGAGCGGCCG from Candidatus Amarolinea dominans includes these protein-coding regions:
- a CDS encoding ABC transporter permease, whose amino-acid sequence is MAEAERLRPFADEAGRSAFFDAALVAPRIDGAGAGPPGTGLRAAGSGQVRPGRQLLGRAVDHLGLHPLIGISAAFAFERQTGTLRRLLTTPTCKGAFLLGSILGNVFWALVQMTLLILFGVVVLRVNWADQPAGLALVMIASTLAAAALGAMLGAFVKTASQANGLSIMLGMVMALLGGCWYPIELFPETVRTAVKVLPTTWAMQGMTDLLLRGQGVMGVLPEVGVLLGFAAIFFAVGVARFRYE
- a CDS encoding ABC transporter permease, which encodes MAPSMALLFLMFTVTNGGRSLLAEKAQGTLARLLISPTTGAQALLGKLFGAYLTGVLQMLILILTGSLLFGLRWATRWACWCSSWPRCSARWAGACSSPRWRRRRARFPPSARLSCSPSASWAAACADQHHAIVVPMAQQGHAQRLGAGWLSPPWAWAAPWPIWASLLGAGDGPRPGRRGHRPVQPPLAAASLR